A genomic stretch from Nocardia wallacei includes:
- a CDS encoding serine/threonine-protein kinase, giving the protein MSEAPDAAVARFAADWQAALRDARAEPPPLAHYVPEGRVIRTAVLADLVRIDLRQRWRRTPAAKRMSDYRKEFPELTTSPRFLELVCEEYALRSRYQHTTVTAFLDDYPELAAELAPLLEAADGNGVDANGEHAGPGVGSEGGGFGVVSEGEGQGVVSEGGGPGVGSEGGGTFVAAGGGGAADDVRPGRRLDDFDLITLIGGTAYAKVFLARQYSMQRLVAVRVGTVGGHDARTVAQLDHPYIVRLFDQRVIEGGAGEPLRLEYMQYLPGGSVADLLRLRRFEGGLGGGALLLRSVDAVMAARGEIRPTDSTVRAEIAALSWPETVAWVGSRLAAALDYSSYRGVAHRDIKPENVLFTAEGIPKLADFRADAPEMAAASGDSVAYRAPEQLASTGAAAPDSRADIYSLGALLWELLTGSWPSDAATPLPPDTPATLRRTLLRCLDPDPRRRWRSGADLAGQLELCLDARARDLVDPPPASLRYRARAWWLPITTACVGLPNLLASFYNIRLNDSLVIDRLTAADQDRYATVGLINNLITFPLAALLMVLLSRRALLVSHRLRRHAEADPTGDAAGEIDVRELAVARRQVLSLGDRLVWVPFGMWLLAGIAWPVAVMAIGVTLPARNFAHFYTAQVVCAAIALAYPFFLVTMYAVRSVYPQLLVAGAVGPEDGRQLWALARRANFYLAAAASVPLLGVAGATLVPGDQLWQVVGPVRFLSVGGILAFVLTYRMFRLLERDLRALGRVIPRSAR; this is encoded by the coding sequence GTGAGCGAGGCACCGGACGCGGCGGTGGCACGATTCGCCGCCGACTGGCAGGCCGCCCTGCGCGACGCGCGCGCCGAACCGCCGCCCCTGGCGCACTACGTGCCCGAGGGGCGCGTCATCCGCACCGCCGTACTGGCCGATCTGGTGCGCATCGACCTGCGCCAGCGCTGGCGGCGCACCCCCGCGGCCAAGCGAATGTCCGACTACCGCAAGGAGTTTCCCGAACTCACCACCAGCCCGCGATTCCTGGAGCTGGTATGCGAGGAGTACGCCCTGCGCAGCCGATACCAGCACACAACCGTCACGGCCTTCCTCGACGACTACCCCGAACTGGCGGCGGAACTCGCGCCCCTGCTCGAAGCCGCCGACGGCAATGGCGTGGATGCGAACGGGGAACATGCGGGGCCGGGTGTCGGATCGGAGGGTGGGGGCTTCGGTGTCGTGTCGGAGGGCGAGGGGCAGGGCGTTGTATCGGAGGGTGGGGGACCCGGTGTCGGTTCGGAGGGCGGGGGAACCTTTGTTGCAGCGGGTGGCGGTGGGGCGGCGGACGATGTTCGGCCGGGGCGGCGGCTGGACGACTTCGACCTGATTACCTTGATCGGCGGCACCGCTTACGCGAAAGTGTTTCTGGCGCGGCAGTATTCGATGCAGCGGCTGGTTGCGGTGCGGGTGGGGACGGTGGGCGGGCACGATGCGCGGACCGTGGCGCAGCTGGACCATCCCTACATCGTGCGGCTGTTCGACCAGCGGGTGATCGAGGGCGGAGCGGGCGAGCCGCTGCGGCTGGAGTACATGCAGTACCTGCCGGGCGGCAGCGTCGCGGACCTGTTGCGGCTGCGGCGATTCGAGGGCGGGCTCGGCGGTGGGGCACTGCTGTTGCGCTCGGTGGACGCGGTCATGGCGGCGCGCGGGGAGATCCGGCCCACCGACTCGACCGTGCGCGCGGAGATAGCGGCGCTGTCGTGGCCGGAAACCGTGGCGTGGGTGGGGAGTCGGCTGGCCGCGGCATTGGATTACTCGAGCTATCGGGGCGTGGCGCATCGCGATATCAAGCCGGAGAATGTGCTGTTCACCGCGGAGGGCATCCCCAAGCTGGCCGATTTCCGCGCCGACGCGCCGGAAATGGCGGCGGCCAGCGGTGATTCGGTCGCCTATCGCGCTCCGGAACAACTGGCATCGACGGGCGCGGCCGCACCCGACAGCCGTGCCGACATCTACTCGCTGGGCGCACTGCTGTGGGAACTGCTCACGGGCAGTTGGCCTTCCGACGCCGCCACCCCGCTACCGCCGGACACCCCGGCCACCCTCCGCCGAACGCTGCTGCGCTGCCTGGACCCGGACCCGCGGCGGCGCTGGCGATCCGGGGCCGACCTGGCCGGACAGCTGGAGCTGTGCCTGGACGCCCGAGCGCGCGACCTGGTGGATCCGCCCCCGGCGAGCCTGCGCTACCGGGCGCGCGCCTGGTGGCTGCCGATCACGACCGCCTGCGTCGGGCTACCGAACCTGCTGGCCAGCTTCTACAACATCCGGCTCAACGACAGCCTCGTCATCGACCGGCTGACCGCGGCGGACCAGGACCGGTACGCCACGGTCGGACTGATCAACAACCTCATCACGTTCCCGCTGGCGGCGCTGCTGATGGTGCTGCTGAGCAGACGCGCGCTGCTCGTGTCGCATCGGTTGCGCCGCCACGCCGAAGCCGACCCCACCGGCGACGCCGCGGGCGAGATCGACGTGCGGGAGCTCGCGGTGGCGCGGCGGCAGGTGCTGTCGCTCGGCGACCGGCTGGTGTGGGTGCCGTTCGGCATGTGGCTGCTCGCCGGAATCGCCTGGCCGGTGGCGGTGATGGCGATCGGCGTCACGCTGCCCGCACGCAACTTCGCGCACTTCTACACCGCGCAGGTTGTCTGTGCCGCGATCGCGCTGGCCTACCCGTTCTTCCTGGTCACGATGTACGCCGTGCGCTCGGTGTACCCGCAGCTGCTGGTCGCGGGCGCGGTGGGACCCGAGGACGGGCGGCAGCTGTGGGCGCTGGCCCGGCGCGCCAATTTCTATCTGGCCGCGGCGGCGTCGGTGCCGCTGCTCGGCGTCGCCGGTGCCACCCTGGTTCCCGGCGACCAGCTGTGGCAAGTGGTCGGACCGGTGCGTTTTCTGAGCGTCGGTGGCATCCTGGCATTCGTGCTGACCTA